TTCCGAAGTGCTGATCGTCGGCGCCATCCTCGGCCAGATGAAGCTGACCAAGCCGCAGGCCGCCAATGCCGGCGAGCTGTTCGGGTTGTCGAAATCGGAAGTCGCAATGCTGAACGAGACGCCGATGCGCGGCGAGGGCACGCCGATGCCGCCGACCGATCCCCTGATCTACCGGTTCTATGAGCTGGTGATGATCAACGGCCCGGCCTGGAAGGCGCTGATCGAGGAAGAGTATGGCGACGGCATCATGTCGGCGATCGATTTCGACATGGTGATGGAGCGCCTGCCCAACCCCAAGGGCGACCGCGTCAAGATCACGATGTCCGGCA
The genomic region above belongs to Bradyrhizobium sediminis and contains:
- the cynS gene encoding cyanase, producing MKRSDLTEKLLDIKREKGWSWKHICEKIGGYSEVLIVGAILGQMKLTKPQAANAGELFGLSKSEVAMLNETPMRGEGTPMPPTDPLIYRFYELVMINGPAWKALIEEEYGDGIMSAIDFDMVMERLPNPKGDRVKITMSGKFLPYKYYGASGNVPEYGFKEG